The following are encoded together in the Candidatus Glassbacteria bacterium genome:
- a CDS encoding carbohydrate binding family 9 domain-containing protein: MRNLVFVIPSVLLVLFLVSGLTAFAQDTGQFPRRSITAIEAETPPVIDGRLDDPIWQAADWQTDFSQLKPDPGAEPRAITRVAIGYDSEHIYTAFRCFNPTGSSANSKITARDGNMDQDNAVTLYLDTYHTRRDCYYFSTNSLGTQVDGRIGEDGAANDKKWDCPWTVASFEDSVGWSCEMKIPVSEMRIPRGEGLVWGINFRRNYPELFETSFWQHRDVAWRISQSGDLHGLPAFDKLFSATLYPYMVGLDSNQPSAGRRTIASSGGSELIGGADLRLKLGNSLDGNLTWNPDFATVEADLTIINLTRYETFFPEKRLYFLEGAELFSNPINVFYSRRIGDIDWGVKTNGRLGKFNYAVLGADERATGDDPAAHTEVVRLQRDIFGSSNIGLTAVSRSWDGGYARVLSTDGTLNLTTSTRLRGQFVGSFPSDGEDIASASSLRLSYNKGLYVGTLGYVNFDPGFRENVNQVGFIPDDDHRDIFSWFSGEHWIRRHGIEKISFNQGNDVSWRHSDALKLVRVRSWVGITFLANWLVGYGGNYKTELFEKRFRNHTQLVEGGWNQQSWNNVGLLHIWGRNFDRDFHRTRLRGAFKPLDNLSFSAGVTWLRFSPDTTGQGTELYDMSAVYNFTPNLWLSLTSQYNSNNDRLYLYGLFGWRFSPPFGALYIAYTADRFEMMNEQLARVVERRDRALFIKLTVPLSIY, encoded by the coding sequence TTGGATGACCCCATCTGGCAGGCGGCGGACTGGCAGACCGATTTCAGCCAGCTTAAGCCCGACCCCGGCGCGGAACCCCGGGCGATAACCAGGGTGGCAATCGGCTATGACAGCGAGCATATCTACACCGCGTTCAGGTGCTTTAACCCTACAGGCTCATCCGCTAACAGCAAAATAACCGCCCGCGACGGCAACATGGACCAGGACAACGCGGTCACGCTCTACCTCGATACCTACCACACCCGCCGCGACTGCTACTACTTTTCCACCAACTCACTGGGCACCCAGGTCGATGGCCGGATCGGCGAGGACGGGGCGGCCAACGACAAGAAATGGGACTGCCCCTGGACAGTGGCCAGTTTCGAGGACAGCGTCGGCTGGAGCTGCGAGATGAAAATCCCGGTCTCCGAGATGAGGATCCCCCGCGGCGAGGGCCTGGTCTGGGGGATCAATTTCCGCCGCAACTACCCGGAGCTGTTCGAGACCAGTTTCTGGCAGCACCGCGACGTGGCCTGGCGGATCTCCCAGTCCGGCGACCTGCACGGCCTGCCCGCGTTCGACAAGCTGTTCTCGGCCACGCTCTATCCTTACATGGTGGGCCTGGACTCCAACCAGCCCTCGGCCGGCCGCCGCACGATCGCCTCCTCGGGCGGCAGCGAGCTGATCGGCGGGGCGGACCTGCGGCTGAAGCTGGGCAACTCGCTCGACGGCAATCTCACCTGGAACCCGGATTTCGCTACGGTCGAGGCGGACTTGACGATTATCAACTTGACCCGCTACGAAACATTTTTCCCGGAGAAAAGACTCTATTTCCTCGAGGGCGCCGAGCTGTTCAGCAACCCGATCAACGTGTTCTACAGCCGCCGGATCGGCGATATCGACTGGGGAGTGAAAACCAACGGCCGGCTGGGCAAGTTCAACTACGCGGTGCTGGGCGCCGATGAGCGCGCCACCGGCGATGATCCGGCTGCTCACACGGAGGTTGTCCGCCTGCAGCGCGATATCTTCGGTTCCTCCAATATAGGGCTGACAGCGGTCAGCCGCAGCTGGGACGGCGGCTATGCGCGGGTGCTGAGCACAGACGGGACTCTTAACCTCACGACAAGCACCCGGCTGCGCGGCCAGTTTGTCGGAAGTTTCCCGTCGGACGGTGAAGATATTGCCAGCGCCTCCTCCCTGAGACTTTCGTATAATAAAGGGCTTTACGTGGGAACCTTGGGCTACGTGAATTTCGATCCCGGCTTTCGGGAAAACGTCAACCAGGTCGGATTCATCCCCGACGATGACCATCGCGACATCTTCAGCTGGTTCAGCGGCGAGCACTGGATCAGACGGCATGGGATCGAGAAGATAAGCTTCAATCAGGGAAACGACGTGTCCTGGCGACACAGCGACGCGCTAAAATTGGTCCGTGTACGCAGCTGGGTCGGAATCACTTTTCTTGCGAACTGGCTGGTCGGTTACGGCGGCAATTACAAAACGGAACTGTTCGAGAAGCGTTTCCGCAACCACACACAGCTTGTGGAGGGCGGCTGGAACCAGCAAAGCTGGAACAACGTGGGACTGCTTCATATCTGGGGACGCAATTTCGACCGCGATTTTCACCGCACCCGGTTGCGGGGTGCTTTCAAACCATTGGATAATCTTTCGTTCAGCGCAGGAGTTACCTGGTTACGGTTCTCGCCCGACACAACCGGCCAGGGCACTGAACTTTACGACATGAGCGCCGTTTACAATTTCACCCCCAACCTCTGGCTGAGCCTTACCAGCCAGTACAACTCCAACAACGACAGGCTCTACCTCTACGGCCTGTTCGGCTGGCGGTTCAGTCCGCCCTTTGGCGCGCTCTACATTGCCTACACGGCCGACCGGTTCGAGATGATGAACGAGCAACTGGCCAGGGTGGTCGAGCGCCGCGACCGGGCGCTGTTTATCAAGCTCACGGTCCCCCTCTCGATTTATTGA
- a CDS encoding ABC transporter permease subunit, translating into MNFLPVYVRELRSYFTSPVAYVVMLFFLLLTGIFFMVFIGDFNMASMNPGQYGPRNLNVTRSVVRPLLGNMCVIMLFVMPLITMKPFAEERKSGTAELLFTYPLSDLDLLLGKFLAAFSLFAAMLAATLVYPLFIEIYSEPEAGTLISGYLGLTLMSMSFIALGLFISSLTENQIIAAIATFGMLLIFWIIQWTGTSPILRHLSVLEHFNNFAEGLIDTRDVVYYLSFTLLWMFLTLRVLESKMWRG; encoded by the coding sequence ATGAACTTTCTACCTGTATACGTCAGGGAACTGCGAAGCTATTTCACTTCGCCCGTGGCCTACGTGGTGATGCTGTTCTTCCTGCTGCTGACCGGCATCTTCTTCATGGTCTTTATCGGCGATTTCAACATGGCTTCGATGAACCCGGGCCAGTACGGCCCGCGCAACCTGAATGTCACCCGCAGCGTGGTCCGTCCCCTGCTGGGCAACATGTGCGTCATCATGCTGTTCGTCATGCCGCTGATCACGATGAAGCCGTTCGCCGAGGAGCGCAAATCGGGCACGGCCGAACTGCTGTTCACTTATCCCCTCAGCGATCTGGACCTGCTGCTGGGCAAGTTCCTGGCGGCGTTCAGCCTGTTCGCGGCCATGCTGGCGGCCACGCTGGTCTATCCGCTGTTTATCGAAATCTATTCCGAACCGGAGGCCGGGACCTTGATCAGCGGTTATCTCGGCCTGACGCTGATGAGCATGTCGTTTATCGCGCTGGGGCTGTTTATTTCCTCGCTGACCGAGAACCAGATTATCGCCGCCATCGCCACCTTCGGCATGCTGCTCATCTTCTGGATTATCCAGTGGACAGGCACCAGCCCCATCCTGCGCCATCTATCGGTGCTGGAGCACTTCAACAACTTCGCCGAGGGCCTGATCGATACGCGCGACGTAGTCTACTACCTGAGTTTCACGCTCCTGTGGATGTTCCTGACCCTGCGGGTGCTGGAATCGAAAATGTGGAGGGGATAG
- a CDS encoding methyltransferase domain-containing protein — MKDDKPVVVNLGCGNRKLPGQIGLDRYPAAMADLLAELSEGLPLASGSVDEIVAEHVMEHVPDLVRLMEEIHRVLAPGGLLRVEVPYFAHPDAFRDPTHVRFFTWGSLDYFIDGMKPADYTGVKFIYRRRKLGFGNGLRAVAGRLISGLSVRRYEKYWARIFPARVLCAELVRQV, encoded by the coding sequence GTGAAAGATGACAAGCCTGTGGTGGTAAACCTGGGCTGCGGCAACCGCAAGCTGCCCGGCCAGATCGGTCTCGACCGCTATCCGGCCGCCATGGCCGACCTGCTGGCCGAGTTGTCCGAGGGCCTGCCGTTGGCCAGCGGCAGTGTGGACGAGATAGTGGCCGAGCACGTCATGGAGCATGTCCCGGACCTCGTGCGCCTGATGGAGGAGATCCACCGCGTGCTCGCCCCCGGCGGGCTTCTGCGGGTCGAGGTGCCGTATTTCGCCCACCCCGACGCTTTCCGCGATCCGACCCACGTCCGCTTTTTCACCTGGGGCAGCCTGGACTATTTTATTGACGGGATGAAACCAGCCGACTATACCGGGGTAAAGTTTATATACCGGCGACGGAAACTGGGCTTCGGGAACGGCTTGCGTGCCGTCGCAGGCAGGCTGATCTCCGGTCTCAGTGTCAGGCGCTACGAAAAATACTGGGCGCGGATCTTTCCCGCCCGAGTACTTTGCGCCGAACTGGTGCGCCAGGTATAA
- a CDS encoding ATP-binding cassette domain-containing protein — protein MIQLDRVNKFYGDVHALKDISFRVNKGEIVGFLGPNGAGKTTTMRILNGFMPASSGTTEVAGYQADKNPLELKRRIGYLPESVSLYNDMTVDEYLRFVARAKRVPRPEVRAKIDRVAGQCGLSKVLNRLIGSLSKGYRQRVGLAQAIVNEPEVLIMDEPTTGLDPAQIIEIRELIKSFGGEHTIILSTHILQEVSAICERVIIINEGRLVAEDSLENLTGSAAAGGNVLVRVQGDIDALKGRLQRLDGVTGVRETDERSEAGDVELMVSAEAGADIRRAVAESVVGEGCGLLELRPVSLSLEEIFIQITTRNT, from the coding sequence ATGATCCAACTCGACAGGGTTAACAAGTTCTACGGCGACGTGCACGCGCTCAAGGACATCTCCTTCCGGGTCAACAAGGGAGAGATCGTCGGGTTCCTGGGACCCAACGGCGCGGGCAAAACCACCACGATGAGAATCCTCAACGGCTTCATGCCCGCCAGCAGCGGCACCACCGAGGTGGCCGGTTACCAGGCGGACAAAAACCCGCTGGAACTCAAGCGGCGGATCGGCTACCTGCCGGAAAGCGTGTCGCTCTACAACGACATGACGGTCGATGAGTACCTGCGGTTCGTGGCCCGGGCCAAGCGCGTGCCGCGCCCGGAGGTCCGCGCCAAGATCGACCGGGTGGCCGGCCAGTGCGGGCTCAGCAAGGTGCTCAACCGCCTGATCGGCAGCCTCAGCAAGGGCTACCGCCAGCGCGTGGGCCTGGCCCAGGCGATTGTCAACGAGCCGGAGGTGCTGATCATGGACGAACCCACCACCGGTCTCGACCCGGCCCAGATAATCGAAATCCGGGAGCTGATCAAATCGTTCGGCGGCGAGCACACGATTATCCTCAGCACGCATATTCTCCAGGAAGTCAGCGCCATCTGCGAGCGGGTGATTATCATCAACGAAGGCCGGCTGGTGGCCGAGGACTCGCTGGAAAACCTCACCGGCTCGGCCGCCGCGGGCGGCAACGTGCTGGTCCGGGTCCAGGGGGATATCGATGCGCTCAAGGGCAGGCTTCAGCGGCTCGACGGCGTGACCGGTGTGCGCGAAACGGACGAGAGGTCCGAGGCCGGAGATGTGGAACTGATGGTGAGCGCCGAGGCCGGAGCTGATATCCGCCGCGCGGTGGCCGAAAGCGTGGTGGGCGAGGGCTGCGGGTTGCTGGAGCTGCGGCCGGTTTCGTTGAGCCTGGAAGAGATATTCATCCAGATAACCACCAGGAATACATAG
- a CDS encoding glycoside hydrolase family 5 protein, protein MMRVLSVTVLLAAVLLAAHLRADGPAWPGHRLRGMNIVPRITQEDIDHFVDDWGGNSVRILVNNLIPAPPAKPDPEKVAAVFRTIDICLDAGLYTILSFSAAFEDNDAFFSDESYLDAYLDFWRTVVRRYADDPRGVAWDLMNEPHASLANTHWLPFAKKLTAAIREIDTLHTIVMEPPGWGWPYGYEHLEPTGDGNTVYSFHFYGPMDFTHQRNRGMLKATDEQWRQREYPGHIQGEYWDKSTIRRHLQPALDWRDKYAAKMWCGEFGCTRWAVGAGDWIRDMISILEQERLGWSWYSYREWYAMDIEMEQSARLERTGRTETELVKYFKNLFRLGEN, encoded by the coding sequence ATGATGAGAGTCCTGTCAGTTACCGTTCTGCTGGCGGCCGTTCTGCTGGCTGCCCACCTGCGCGCCGACGGCCCCGCCTGGCCCGGCCACCGTCTGCGCGGCATGAATATCGTTCCCCGGATCACGCAGGAAGATATCGACCACTTCGTCGACGACTGGGGTGGTAACTCGGTGCGCATTCTGGTCAACAACCTGATCCCCGCTCCGCCCGCCAAACCCGATCCGGAAAAAGTGGCCGCTGTCTTCCGCACGATTGACATCTGCCTGGACGCCGGACTCTACACGATCCTCTCCTTCAGCGCCGCGTTCGAGGACAACGATGCGTTTTTCTCCGACGAATCCTACCTGGACGCCTATCTCGATTTCTGGCGCACCGTGGTCCGCCGTTACGCCGATGATCCCCGCGGGGTGGCCTGGGACCTGATGAACGAGCCGCATGCTAGTTTGGCGAACACTCATTGGTTGCCATTTGCAAAAAAGCTCACCGCCGCCATCCGCGAGATCGACACCCTGCACACGATCGTGATGGAGCCGCCCGGCTGGGGCTGGCCCTACGGTTACGAGCATCTGGAGCCCACCGGCGACGGGAACACAGTCTACAGTTTTCATTTCTACGGCCCGATGGATTTCACCCATCAGCGCAACCGCGGGATGCTCAAAGCCACCGACGAGCAGTGGCGGCAGCGCGAATACCCCGGCCATATCCAGGGCGAGTACTGGGACAAGTCCACAATCCGCCGGCACCTCCAGCCCGCTCTTGACTGGCGCGACAAATACGCCGCAAAAATGTGGTGCGGCGAGTTCGGCTGCACGCGCTGGGCTGTCGGGGCGGGGGACTGGATCAGGGACATGATCTCGATCCTGGAGCAGGAGCGGCTGGGCTGGTCGTGGTACTCGTACCGCGAGTGGTACGCGATGGATATCGAGATGGAGCAGTCGGCGCGCCTGGAGCGCACCGGGCGCACGGAAACCGAGCTGGTTAAATATTTCAAGAACTTGTTTCGGCTGGGGGAAAACTAA